TGACAAAAACCAGTACATGAAGGTATTACAGGAAGCAGAAGCTTATCCGGGTCCATCCCTGATCATTGCTTACGCACCATGTATCAACCACGGTATCAAGGGCGGTATGGGCCGTACCCAGTCTCATGAAGCAGATGCTGTTGCATGCGGCTACTGGCACTTATACCGTTACAACCCAATGCTGAAAGCCGAAGGCAAGAACCCATTCACACTGGATTCTAAAGAACCAGATTTCAGTAAATTCCAGGATTTCATCAACAGCGAAGTTCGTTACACCTCATTACGTTTAAGCTTCCCAGAAGTTGCTGATCAGTTATATGAAAAAGCACAGGAAGAAGCTGAAGAACGCTATGCAGGCTACAAACGCATGGCTGCACAGGAATTCTAATCCAAGCTAAAACATACAAAGCCCCCGGACTCCATATGGAATCCGGGGGCTTTTTTATGGTTATTGCCGGTACAGATAAAGTTTTGCGTTTGTCTATTCTCCAAAAGGGTATCTTATAGAGAGAAATACCGAAAGGAGAGAGCAAGCATGTTTTTTGACAGAATTTTTGATATAAATGATAAGGAAGAACGCGTTTATAAGCGCTACCTGAATGGAGAATGGTTAGGCGGAAGTGATGAGGGGCAGACCCTTGCCATTAAATCGCCAATCGACGGCTCTCTGGTGGGCCGGATACTGGCCATGAGCAGAGAAGAGGTGGATGAGGCCATTGCCAGCACAAAGGACAGCCTTCAGGCATGGGCCGAAATGCCCATCTATGAACGGGCAGAAATTTTCTATGCTGCCGCGGATCTTTTTGAAAAACATCTGGACGAGATGGCAGAGGTTCTGGTGCGGGAGGTCGCAAAGGATCTGGCCTCAGCCCGCTCCGAGGTCGAGCGCACCGCGGACTTTTTAAGATATACCGCCGACGTGGGAAAGAGTATGGCCGGCGAAGCCATCAGCGGCGATAATTTTCCAGGCGGCACCCGCAACAAAATATCCTATGTGACCAGAGTTCCCCTTGGCACGGTTCTGGCCATCTCACCCTTTAACTATCCGGTAAATCTGGCCATGTCTAAAATCGCCCCGGCACTCATCGGCGGCAACACCGTGATTTTAAAACCAGCGACCCAGGGAGCCATCAGCTCGCTGCATTTGGTGGAAATCCTCAATCGGGCTGGCTTGCCAACCGGCGTGCTGAATACCGTAACCGGCCGGGGAAGTGAAATCGGCGATTATGTGGTCACGCACAAGGGCATTAACTTTATCAACTTTACGGGAAGCACCGAGGTGGGACGCCATATCTCAAAAATATCCGAGATGGTGCCATTGCTCCTGGAGCTGGGCGGCAAGGACGCCGCCGTGGTCTTACCCGACGCAGACCTGGATTTTGCGGCCAATAATATTGTGTCCGGTGCCTTTTCCTACTCAGGACAGCGCTGTACCGCAGTTAAGCGGATCCTCGTACAGGAGGAAGTGGCAGACGCTCTGGCTGAAAAACTGAAAGCCCGTGTCGAAAAACTGAACGTCGGTGACCCCTGGAAAAACGCTGCAGTGGTTCCGCTTATCGACGACAAGTCAGCAGATTTTGTCCAGGGGCTGGTGGATGACGCGCTGAACAAGGGGGCGGAACTCCTGACAGGGAATAAACGCGAGAAAAACCTGTTTTATCCAACGCTTTTGGACCATGTGACCAAAGATATGGAAATTGCATGGGAAGAGCCCTTTGGCCCTGTTTTGCCCATTATTCGGATAAAAAGCGTGGAGGAAGCCATCGAGATCGCCAACGCCTCAGAATACGGCCTTCAGTCCTCTGTTTTTACCAATAATATCAACCAGGCTTTCTACATTGCCAACCACCTGGAGGTGGGGACCGTACAGATCAATAATAAGACCGAGCGCGGCCCCGACCATTTCCCGTTTTTAGGTGTAAAAGCCTCAGGCATGGGCACCCAGGGGGTAAAATATTCCATCGAAGCCATGACCCGGCCAAAGGCCATGGTAGTCAATATCCAGAAGATTGATTAAGGAATAAACAAAAAAATATCATTTAATATTGAAATTTTACCCGGATTTTGCTATAATAACCTCAAGCAAAGCATACCAACGGAAGAATGCCCCGGGCAGACTGCTCCACCGCAACTGTGAAAGTCAGATACGTGTTTTGTCAGTTTCGCGTGGAAGCATCAAAGAGGTAAATTTTGAAGAACCTCCACCGAAAACAGGTGGAGGTTCTTTTTTTAGCCCTCCGGCGGGCCGGAGCCGGGCTGTGAAAATATGAAATGATAGCAGGAGGTAAAACATGGATTTTTACAAGGTAGTGACGGCTAATGACCGCAAGTCATTTGAAAAGCAGCTGAATGAAGCCCATGAGGAGGGCTACCATATCAATAAGGACGGCATACAGGTCAACACCAACGGGGTGGGCCTGAACCTGATCTATACGGCAGTCATGTGCCGGAAGTCCTGAGCGGGATGTAAAATGAAGCGAGCCCGGCACAAAACTGTACCGGGCTCTGTTTATGCGGGCTGGTTGAAAAAGCGTTTGAAGTTTTCGACAATCTCATCAATATTTTTTTCAGTGAGGATGAGCGGCGGGTAGATCATCACAAATTGTGGAACCGCCGCGAATTTTTTTACAAGAATACCCTTTTCCTTCATAAACTGCACAAAGCTGCCTGCGACCGCTTCCTTTTTAAAATCAATGAACAAAATCAGGCCTTTTCCCTTAATGCTGAATTTTCGGCCGCAGTTGGCCTCAAGGGCCCGCAGCTTACCCTGGAACCGAGTACCCAGCGCCTGAATTTTTTTAGACAGGTTTGAGGATTCCATGAAGCCGAGGACAACCTTCAGCATGATATAGTTGGGCACGTCCTCCAGAACAACCCTGGATTCCTGAATGGCGAAAAGCTTGTTGATCCGCTTTGTCATGGACACAAAGTGTACGGTGCGGTGGTTGTACAGGCTGCCGTTGTAAATGAGGACATCGGGCTGGACGTCATAGAGCTTATAGGAAAAAATCGGCCCGGTCCGGTAAAAACCGGCTGTAGAATCATCCCAGATAATGGGGATGTTAAACTTGGCGAGCAGGTCCAGGATCGGCTCCAGCAGGTCTTTTTTCGCGATGGAGGCGTCACTTGTGACAATGGGGTTGATGATACAGCCCGCCAAAGCGCTCCGGTGCTTTTTGAGAATGACACGTATGGTTTTGAGCTCAGGAAAAACCGTATTTTTGATGCCGTCAATGTTGACCTTTGGATCATCGGCGATGAGCTCCTCGAATGAATAAATCTGGTCGGCAAATTCCTCGGGGAAAACACCTGGGAGCTTTTCAAGGCAGAGAAATTCCGTCTTGCCGCGCTTGGAGGACAGAGCCTTGAGCAGACGTGGGTAGGGGTTTTCAGAGTTAAAATAGGTTACAGCCAGCTTTTTAGGTAAATGCGGCTTGAGCTGCGCGTCCAGGTCATGCAGGAGCGCCTCCAGATCCACAGGCTTATTTTCCCTTTGATAATCCTTAACCATGGCGTTGATATCCCGGTTAATGGTGGGGTTATTATAACCGCAGCTCCACAGCAGACTGTCCGTATAAAAGCTGAGGTACATATTTTCATCGGTGTCGGTCAGAGTTTGAAGGCTTCCCTTGGAAATATCAACAATCCCGTCGAAGGAATCCGTCAATTCCTCATTAAACATTTTTTTGGTTTCGTTTTTACTCATGTTTACCTCCCTCTAAATAGAACTAACCTTATTTTCCCTTAAAACTAAGAAAATGACAAGTGATTTTAATAAATTCCGGGATAACCTGAAATAAAAAAGCAACGTCCTTAAAGGAACGTCGCTTTTCTTAAGAATTTAATTATTTGGTTGCATCAACAGCGTTTAACGCATCGTTAATGGAACGGACCATTGCTTCCGGATCAATGCCGTGGGCAAGACATCCCTGTTCAATATTTTCAAAGCGGGCAGCCATACAGCCAAAGCAGTGCATTCCATATGCCTGGAAAACCGGCACAGAATCAGGATATTTTTCAACGGCTTCTAAGATGCCCATATCTTTTGTTACTCTATCCATATTGTTCACCTCCAAATGGTTATTATAATCATACTATACCCTTATTATATAGTTTGAAAAAGATTTTGGCAAGAGTATAAAGAAAAAAGAAAGGCAATTACTTGAAAAAAATAAGAGGCCGTTGTATAATATATACGATAGGGGAATTTTCTATAAAGGGGTGTATAATGTGATAACCGACAAAGTAGTGGTACAAAACCGTGCTGGACTCCATGCAAAACCAGCATCTTTGTTTGTACAAACGGCCAATAAGTTCAAGAGCGAAATTTACATCAGTAAAGGCTCAACACGTGTAAACGCTAAAAGCATTATGGGTGTAATGATTTTAGCTGTTCAAAAGGGCGATGAGATCGTAATTGAAGCCTCGGGCGATGATGAAAAGCTCGCGGTCGAAAAGTTAATAGAACTCATTAATAATAAATTCGGTCTGCCCGATGAATCTTAACAAAATGTAAACTAAGAAAAGTATGGATGGGTTCATTCATACTTTTCTTTTGTTAACGCGGCATTTACCGCGCTTTTTACGATTTTAATGACAACAAAGGAGTTTTTATGCGCAAAATACTGATCGCCATTTCCTTCTTTACCCGCTTTCCCATAAAGCTGAAGGATGTGAGCGAGGAAGAATTTTATGATTCAATGATTTTTATGCCGCTCGTAGGTCTTCTGGTTGGGGCGATCCTGTTCGCGGTCTCCTGGGCACTATCCTATATTCATGTCATCCAGCTCCAGGCCCTCTTTACCATGATTGTCTATATCTGGATTACCGGCGGCCTGCATCTCGATGGCTTTGCCGATACAGTGGACGCCCTGTTCTCGGCCAGGGATCACGCGAAAATGATGGAGATTATGAAGGACAGCCGCCTGGGTTCCTTTGGGGCCATCGGCCTGATCCTGCTGTTTCTGACCATCTGGTCCTGCTATACAGTCATCCTGCCCGAAAACCTGTTGATTCTGATCCTTATGCCAGTTATCGGCCGATACTGCGCCATACAGACCTGCTGCTTCTCAACCTACGCCGAGGGCGGCGGCGGACTGGGGCGCCGGATTGTCGAGATGACCAAGCCCTGGCATGTGCTGCTCTATCTGGTGCTGATCCTGCCCTTTGCCTGGTTTGCCATTGGGCCGGTGGCTTTTTGGGCCGCACTGGGAACTATAGTCATCAATTTAGGGCTCATGCTCTATCTACAGCATAAAATCGGGGGCATTACCGGCGATACCATCGGCCTGACCATTGAACTGACCCAGACGATTTTTCTGGTGGTGCTGGCAGTTATTCAGGCGAATTGGATGCTTCTGGCAGCGTGATGGCTATGAAAAACCAATGCTTACCAACCAATCGGCAGGAAATGCGTGACCGCGGCTGGGCAGAGATTGACTTTGCCCTGGTTACGGGGGACGGCTATGTGGATCACCCCTCCTTTGGGGCGGCGGTGATCTCCCGGGTTTTGGAAAGCCATGGCTACCGGGTGGGCATTATCGCCCAGCCCGACTGGCACAGCACCGGGGATTTCGAGGTCTTTGGCCGCCCGCGCCTGGGGTTTATGGTGACAGCCGGGAACCTCGATTCCATGGTCAGCCACTATACTGTCAATAAAAAGAGGCGGAAAAAAGATGTGTATACGCCGGGAGGCGCTGCCGGCCGGCGGCCAGACCGGGCCACCATTGTCTACTGCGGTAAAATACGCGAAGCCTACAAGGATATTCCGCTGATTATCGGCGGGATCGAAGCCAGCCTGCGGCGTTTTGCCCATTATGACTACTGGCAGAATAAGGTGCGGCGCTCGATACTGTTTGACAGCCGGGCCGATCTTCTGGTCTATGGCATGGGCGAAAAAGCCATTGTCGAGATTGCGGACAGCCTTAATGCCGGCATTCCGGTATCCGAATTAAACTACATTAAAGGTACAGCCTGTATCATTAAAGAAATGCTTTCGGATTGTGTGGAATTGCCGGGCTGCGAAGCGGTGACCGCGGATAAAAAGGCTTATGCCGAAGCGGCAAAAGTCATTCATGGGAGCAATGATCCCTTTAACCCAAGGCCATTTATCCAGGCGACCGGCAACCGGTACCTGTGCCAGAATCCGCCGCAGATGCCGCTGACCGAGGCAGAGATGGACGAAATCTACGGACTGCCCTATACCTTTCGCCAGTGCGAAAGCTCGCTGGGAGACGGCGCGATTCCGGGAATTGAGGAAATAAAATTCAGTATTACAGCCAACAGGGGCTGTTTTGGGAATTGTCATTTCTGTGCCCTTGCCATTCATCAGGGGCGGTATATCCAAAAGCGAAGCAAGGCCTCCATTGTGGCCGAAGCAAAACGCATGATTAAAGATCCGGATTTTAAGGGCTATATCCATGATATCGGCGGTCCAACCGCTAATTTCAGAAATCCGGCCTGTGAAAAACAGAAAACAAAGGGCGTCTGCCCGCACAGGGAGTGTCTGTTTCCCAAGCCCTGCGAAAATCTGGACACGGACGAAAGTGAATATCTGGAGGTGCTGCGGGCAGTAAGGCAGCTGCCGGGCGTCAAGAAAGTATTTGTCCGCTCCGGCATTCGTTACGATTTTCTCCTGAAGGACAAAAATAAAAGCTTTTTTAAAGAGCTGGTGAAATACCACGTCAGCGGACAGCTGCGGGTAGCGCCAGAGCATGTGGCGGGGTCTGTGCTCCGCAGCATGGGAAAACCGGACTTTTCGGTTTATGAGCGTTTTCACCGGGAATTTGTCCAGTATGATAAACAGTTCAAGACCAATCAATTTGTGGTTCCTTATTTTATAACCGGCCACCCAGGCTGCACCCTGAGCGATGCCATCACCCTGAGTGAGTATATCCGGGACCATGGCGCTGTGCCCGAGCAGGTGCAGGATTTCTATCCGACGCCAGGCAGCATTGCCACAGCCATGTATTATACAGGCTATAATCCCTTTACCATGGAGTCCATGCATATTCCAAAGGACAGGGAAAAGCTGATGCAGCGCGCGTTGATCCAGTATAATCGGCCGGAGAACTACAAGCTGGTTCATGAGGCTTTGATAAAGGCCGGCCGGAGGGACCTGATCGGCAGCCACAAAGAGGCGCTGATCCCCGAAAAACCCCGCGGCGCAAAAATGGCCGGGGGAAAGGCTCCAGAGAAAAAGCCGGGAACCAAAGGTAAAAATAAAAGAAAAAATGGTGGTAAAAATGGAAATGGAAAAAAAACTAACCGAATCAATTGAAGACTATATTGAAACCATATATTTGGATTTTTCACAGGATAATCGGGGCGTCCGCATCACCGACCTTGCCCAGGCCATGGGGGTGAGCAAGGCCAGTGCCAACGACGCTGTCAAAAAGCTGAAATCCCTGGGCTATGTAGAGCATGAACGCTATGGCCAGATCTATCTGACCGACAGCGGCGAGGCCATGGGCATCAAAATCTATGAAAAACACTGCATTATTACCAAGTTTTTAAACCAGGTTCTGGATGTCAGCCCCAAGGTGGCAGAAAATGACGCCTGCTGTATTGAGCATATCATCAGCGATGAAACCTTTGAAAAGATGAAAGCCTATCTGAAGGATAGCGAATAAAAAAGACCGTGCCGTTCACCGTGAGCGGCGCGGTTTTTTATATGACAGACCAGGCATTTTCTGTTACAATAATCCTAACCGAGAAAGGAAAAGAAACCATTGAAGATAAAAGAGAGAATCACCATCGTGTTAGAGGATATTACCCATAGCGGCGAGGGCGTTGGCCGGGTCGACAATATGATCGTATTTGTGGACGGCGGCGTGCCGGGCGACACGGTGGAAATTGAGATAACAGCTATCAAAAAGACCTATATGACCGGAAAGATTTTAAAATTGATTATCCCTTCCGGGAAACGGCAGGAGCCGCCGTGCCCTTATTTTGGCCGCTGCGGCGGCTGCCAGCTCCTGCAGGTGCAGTACGATGCCCAGCTTGCCATCAAGCATAAAATCGTCACCGACGCACTGGAAAGAATCGGCGGGATTAAGGACGTTCCGGTAAACGCCGTGATCGGCATGGAGACGCCATACCGCTACCGCAATAAAGCCCAGTTTAAAATCAGCGGTAAAGGCGTGGGCTTTTTCGCCAAGCGAAGCCATCAGATCGTCCCCATCGAAGACTGCCTGACCCAGCCCGAAAGCTGTGTACAGGTCATTGAAACCTTTAACGCGCTGTTGAAAGACGGCTGCTTTGAGCTTTACGACGAGCAGCAGCATACAGGCTTTTTGAGAGGAATTGTCCAGAGAACCAACGAGCAGGGCGAAAATATGATTGTGATCGTGGGAAACGGAAAAAAACTCAAGCATAAAGATAAAATTCTTCAGGCCATTACCGAGAGAATTCCAGACGTGCGCTCCGTCTACCTGAATGTCAATACTACCAGAGGGAACGCCGTGCTGGGCAGAGAAAACCACCTGCTGCTGGGCACACCGCAGATTGAGGAGCGCATTGGCGATCTGAGCTTTCTGATCTCGCCCAATTCCTTTTTCCAGGTGAATACCCGCCAGACAAAGGTGCTGTATGATCTGGTGAAAAGGATGGCCGCCTTAACCGGTGCCGAAACACTTTTCGACCTTTATTGCGGCACAGGCACCATCGGTCTGTACCTGGCCCGCGAAGCCGCCCAGGTCTATGGCATCGAGATTGTGGAAAACGCCGTCCTCGACGCCCAGGAGAACGCTGAGCGCAACCAGATCGAAAATATCCGCTTTATCCAGGGAAAATCCGAAACAGAAGCCCCGAAATTGGCAGACGAAGGCATCCACCCCGATGTCATTGTCCTCGACCCGCCCAGAAAAGGCTGCGACCCCGCGCTCCTGGAAATGATCAAAAACCTGGCAGTCCCCAAAGTCGTCTACGTTTCCTGCAACCCCTCTACCCTGGCCCGCGACCTGAAAATTCTGCGTGAGTATGGGTATCAGGTGCAGGAGGTACAGCCTGTGGATTTGTTTCCTGGGACGGGGCATGTGGAGACGGTATGTTCGTTGACTCAAAAATAAAAATATCGAAAAAACGACCGGATGAAAGAAAGGAAAAAATCATGGCTAAAAAGAACAACGCCAATATTGGTTTTGAAAAACAAATATGGGATGCTGCCTGTGTCCTTTGGGGGCACATTCCGGCAGCAGAATATAGAAAAGTAATTGTAGGGCTTATTTTCCTGCGTTATATTTCCAGTTCATTCGAGCGTCGTTATCAAGAGCTTGTCGCTGATGGTGATGGGTTTGAGGACGACCATGATGCATACACAATGGAAAATGTATTCTTTGTACCAGAAAAAGCAAGATGGAGTGTTATTTCTTCATCAGCTCACGCACCAGAGATTGGCACTGTCATTGATAATGCAATGAGAGCAATCGAAAAAGAAAATGCCAGCCTTAAAAATGTATTACCAAAGAATTATGCCAGCCCTGACCTTGATAAACGGGTATTGGGCGATGTAGTCGACCTTTTTACCAATATGGATATGGGTGGTACAGAAGACAGCAAAGATCTTTTAGGACGTACCTATGAATACTGTATCGCACAGTTTGCGGCATATGAAGGCGTTAAGGGTGGAGAATTCTATACGCCATCAAGTATCGTAAAGACACTCGTCGCTGTTTTAAAACCATATAGTAATTGTCGGGTATATGATCCTTGTTGTGGTTCTGGAGGTATGTTTGTCCAGAGTGCAAAATTTATTCAGGCCCATAGTGGAAATAGAGGCTCTGTCTCTGTATATGGTCAGGAGTCCAATGCGGATACATGGAAAATGGCCAAGATGAACATGGCCATACGTGGCATTGATGCTGACTTTGGTCCATATCAAGCGGACACATTTTTTAACGATTTACACCCGACATTGAAAGCTGATTTCATTATGGCAAATCCTCCGTTTAATCTGTCGAACTGGGGACAGGATAAGCTGTTGGAGGACGTCCGCTGGAAATATGGAGTACCACCCGCCGGAAATGCCAACTACGCCTGGATTCAACATATGATCCATCACCTTGCCCCAAACGGGAAAATTGGTTTGGTACTTGCCAATGGTGCATTATCGACTCAGTCCAGTGGCGAGGGTGAAATCCGTAAAAAAATTATAGAGGCTGATTTGGTAGAAGGGATCATTGCCATGCCAACGCAGCTTTTTTATAGTGTTACGATTCCTGTGACATTGTGGTTTATCAGTAAAAACAAAAAGCAAAAGGGAAAAATCTTGTTTATCGACGCGCGTAAAATGGGATATATGGTTGATCGTAAGCATCGTGATTTCACAGATGATGATATCTCTAAGCTTGCAGATACCTTTACGGCTTTCCAAGATGGTATTCTGGAAA
The DNA window shown above is from Eubacterium limosum and carries:
- a CDS encoding DUF1858 domain-containing protein, which codes for MDRVTKDMGILEAVEKYPDSVPVFQAYGMHCFGCMAARFENIEQGCLAHGIDPEAMVRSINDALNAVDATK
- a CDS encoding HPr family phosphocarrier protein, whose product is MITDKVVVQNRAGLHAKPASLFVQTANKFKSEIYISKGSTRVNAKSIMGVMILAVQKGDEIVIEASGDDEKLAVEKLIELINNKFGLPDES
- the cobS gene encoding adenosylcobinamide-GDP ribazoletransferase produces the protein MRKILIAISFFTRFPIKLKDVSEEEFYDSMIFMPLVGLLVGAILFAVSWALSYIHVIQLQALFTMIVYIWITGGLHLDGFADTVDALFSARDHAKMMEIMKDSRLGSFGAIGLILLFLTIWSCYTVILPENLLILILMPVIGRYCAIQTCCFSTYAEGGGGLGRRIVEMTKPWHVLLYLVLILPFAWFAIGPVAFWAALGTIVINLGLMLYLQHKIGGITGDTIGLTIELTQTIFLVVLAVIQANWMLLAA
- the rlmD gene encoding 23S rRNA (uracil(1939)-C(5))-methyltransferase RlmD, encoding MKIKERITIVLEDITHSGEGVGRVDNMIVFVDGGVPGDTVEIEITAIKKTYMTGKILKLIIPSGKRQEPPCPYFGRCGGCQLLQVQYDAQLAIKHKIVTDALERIGGIKDVPVNAVIGMETPYRYRNKAQFKISGKGVGFFAKRSHQIVPIEDCLTQPESCVQVIETFNALLKDGCFELYDEQQHTGFLRGIVQRTNEQGENMIVIVGNGKKLKHKDKILQAITERIPDVRSVYLNVNTTRGNAVLGRENHLLLGTPQIEERIGDLSFLISPNSFFQVNTRQTKVLYDLVKRMAALTGAETLFDLYCGTGTIGLYLAREAAQVYGIEIVENAVLDAQENAERNQIENIRFIQGKSETEAPKLADEGIHPDVIVLDPPRKGCDPALLEMIKNLAVPKVVYVSCNPSTLARDLKILREYGYQVQEVQPVDLFPGTGHVETVCSLTQK
- a CDS encoding YgiQ family radical SAM protein, giving the protein MKNQCLPTNRQEMRDRGWAEIDFALVTGDGYVDHPSFGAAVISRVLESHGYRVGIIAQPDWHSTGDFEVFGRPRLGFMVTAGNLDSMVSHYTVNKKRRKKDVYTPGGAAGRRPDRATIVYCGKIREAYKDIPLIIGGIEASLRRFAHYDYWQNKVRRSILFDSRADLLVYGMGEKAIVEIADSLNAGIPVSELNYIKGTACIIKEMLSDCVELPGCEAVTADKKAYAEAAKVIHGSNDPFNPRPFIQATGNRYLCQNPPQMPLTEAEMDEIYGLPYTFRQCESSLGDGAIPGIEEIKFSITANRGCFGNCHFCALAIHQGRYIQKRSKASIVAEAKRMIKDPDFKGYIHDIGGPTANFRNPACEKQKTKGVCPHRECLFPKPCENLDTDESEYLEVLRAVRQLPGVKKVFVRSGIRYDFLLKDKNKSFFKELVKYHVSGQLRVAPEHVAGSVLRSMGKPDFSVYERFHREFVQYDKQFKTNQFVVPYFITGHPGCTLSDAITLSEYIRDHGAVPEQVQDFYPTPGSIATAMYYTGYNPFTMESMHIPKDREKLMQRALIQYNRPENYKLVHEALIKAGRRDLIGSHKEALIPEKPRGAKMAGGKAPEKKPGTKGKNKRKNGGKNGNGKKTNRIN
- a CDS encoding metal-dependent transcriptional regulator, which produces MEMEKKLTESIEDYIETIYLDFSQDNRGVRITDLAQAMGVSKASANDAVKKLKSLGYVEHERYGQIYLTDSGEAMGIKIYEKHCIITKFLNQVLDVSPKVAENDACCIEHIISDETFEKMKAYLKDSE
- a CDS encoding aminotransferase class III-fold pyridoxal phosphate-dependent enzyme, which codes for MSKNETKKMFNEELTDSFDGIVDISKGSLQTLTDTDENMYLSFYTDSLLWSCGYNNPTINRDINAMVKDYQRENKPVDLEALLHDLDAQLKPHLPKKLAVTYFNSENPYPRLLKALSSKRGKTEFLCLEKLPGVFPEEFADQIYSFEELIADDPKVNIDGIKNTVFPELKTIRVILKKHRSALAGCIINPIVTSDASIAKKDLLEPILDLLAKFNIPIIWDDSTAGFYRTGPIFSYKLYDVQPDVLIYNGSLYNHRTVHFVSMTKRINKLFAIQESRVVLEDVPNYIMLKVVLGFMESSNLSKKIQALGTRFQGKLRALEANCGRKFSIKGKGLILFIDFKKEAVAGSFVQFMKEKGILVKKFAAVPQFVMIYPPLILTEKNIDEIVENFKRFFNQPA
- a CDS encoding type I restriction-modification system subunit M; translated protein: MAKKNNANIGFEKQIWDAACVLWGHIPAAEYRKVIVGLIFLRYISSSFERRYQELVADGDGFEDDHDAYTMENVFFVPEKARWSVISSSAHAPEIGTVIDNAMRAIEKENASLKNVLPKNYASPDLDKRVLGDVVDLFTNMDMGGTEDSKDLLGRTYEYCIAQFAAYEGVKGGEFYTPSSIVKTLVAVLKPYSNCRVYDPCCGSGGMFVQSAKFIQAHSGNRGSVSVYGQESNADTWKMAKMNMAIRGIDADFGPYQADTFFNDLHPTLKADFIMANPPFNLSNWGQDKLLEDVRWKYGVPPAGNANYAWIQHMIHHLAPNGKIGLVLANGALSTQSSGEGEIRKKIIEADLVEGIIAMPTQLFYSVTIPVTLWFISKNKKQKGKILFIDARKMGYMVDRKHRDFTDDDISKLADTFTAFQDGILENVKGFCSVADLAAIEKQDYILTPGRYVGIEEQEDDGEPFEEKMNRLTSELSDMFAKSHELEEEIRRKLKAIGYEI
- a CDS encoding NADP-dependent glyceraldehyde-3-phosphate dehydrogenase, with the protein product MFFDRIFDINDKEERVYKRYLNGEWLGGSDEGQTLAIKSPIDGSLVGRILAMSREEVDEAIASTKDSLQAWAEMPIYERAEIFYAAADLFEKHLDEMAEVLVREVAKDLASARSEVERTADFLRYTADVGKSMAGEAISGDNFPGGTRNKISYVTRVPLGTVLAISPFNYPVNLAMSKIAPALIGGNTVILKPATQGAISSLHLVEILNRAGLPTGVLNTVTGRGSEIGDYVVTHKGINFINFTGSTEVGRHISKISEMVPLLLELGGKDAAVVLPDADLDFAANNIVSGAFSYSGQRCTAVKRILVQEEVADALAEKLKARVEKLNVGDPWKNAAVVPLIDDKSADFVQGLVDDALNKGAELLTGNKREKNLFYPTLLDHVTKDMEIAWEEPFGPVLPIIRIKSVEEAIEIANASEYGLQSSVFTNNINQAFYIANHLEVGTVQINNKTERGPDHFPFLGVKASGMGTQGVKYSIEAMTRPKAMVVNIQKID